The genomic window TCAGCAGTTGCCGGACCAGGGATGCAAAGGCTTGAATCACCGCAGCATAAGGAATATTTACCTGAAATTGGTCAAACTTGCCGCCAATAAAATAGCCCCGATGTTTCACTAAAGGTTTCTGAGTTTCCTGTACTAAAGCGGATTTACCGACCCCAGAATACCCCGAAATCAAAATCAGTTCAGTTGCTCCCCCACAGACTTGTTCAAACGCAGATAAAACTTGCGCCCTTTCTCGGTCCCGCCCGTATAATTTGGGGAGAATTTCTAATTTTCTCGAAAAATCTCTTTGGCCTAACTTAAACTCATCAATTCCGCCCTTTTCCTGCCATTGTTTTAGGCAATGTTCCAAATCTACCTTCAATCCAAACCCACTTTGATAGCGGTCCTCGGCGGTTTTTGCCAATAATTTCATCACCAGGTTAGAAACCGCGACAGGAATCTCCGAAACCCGTTCATTCGGGGGAACGGGCATCCGAGCAATATGGCAGTGAACTAGCTCGATCGCCTCGTCCGATTGACAAGGCAATTCCCCCGTGAGCATTTCATAAAAGGTCACCCCTAACGAGTAAAAATCCGTGCGATAGTCGATCGCCCGGTTCATCCGCCCCGTTTGTTCTGGGGACATATAGGCGAGGGTTCCTTCCAGGCTATTGGGATGAACCGCAGCCGCCGTTTCTCGCGATAACTTAGAGGCGATCGCAAAGTCAATTAACTTCACCTCTAAACTCTGAGGATGAATAATAATATTGCTGGGTTTAATATCTTTATGAATAATATGGTGTTGATGAATTTCCCCTAAAGTTTGGGCCAATTGAATCCCTAAATTCAAAAACGTCTCCGGATCTAACCGCTGTTGGTTTAAAAATGTTTTCAGAGAACTTCCCCCGGTATCGGGTAAAACTAAAACCGGCAGATTACGGCTCATTTCCAGCCTTAATGGCTCAACAATTCCCCCTAACTTTAAATCTTTGGTCATTTCATATTCGTGATGGAGTTGAGCGATATCTGTCGGACTAGGATAGTCCGTCCCTAGGGCTTTCAAAATCACCGGCAACCCATCCGCCTCTCGAATACCTCGATACACCACTCGCTTGCTATTGCGGTAAATTTCTTCCCCTATCTGATAGCCACTCAGTTCAATCATTTTTCTCTCCTCCCGCTCCTGTTACAAAATTTTAACTTATAGTGAGACAGACTCATTAAATTCCCCACCTAAACCGATTTTGGGGCGGGATGAAGTCTATTTAAACTGTACGCTTAAAAAAGGATTTAAGTTCCCAATTTTGGAAATAAATATCGGACCGGATCCGCCTTCCTCACCCGGCGTCATCCGGTTGTAGGAGTACAGCCGGATTCCAAGTTAAAATCCACCCCAATTCCCCTATTTAAATCGAAACCTCTTGCTGTAAGCGCATTCGCTGTAACAGGTGAGTGGCATCTTCCGAGGATAAGGGACGACTGAAGAAATAGCCTTGAATTTCTTCACAGTCTAGCATTCGCAAACAATCTAATTGTTCCTGAGTTTCTACCCCTTCGGCCACCACGTTTAAATCTAACCCATGTCCCAAGGCAATCACCGCACGGGCGATCGCAATATCTGCCGGTTCTTCCGTCAAGTCTTTGACAAACGAGCGGTCTATTTTTAACGTATGGAGGGGAAACTGTTTCAGATAACTCAAAGAAGAATATCCAGTCCCAAAATCATCCAGAGCAATATTCACCCCCATCTGTTCTAACTCGCGTAACAACTTGCGGGTAAAGTCCACATCCAGCATGGCGGCAGTTTCCGTAATTTCTAGGGTTAAATACTGGGGGTCTAACCCCGTTTCCTCCAAGACTTGAGCAATTTTTTGGACTAAATCCGGTTCTTGGAACTGTCGAACGGAGAGATTCACTGCTACAGGTATCTCTGATAAACCGGATTCAATCCAAGCTTGATTTTGACGGCAAGCTGTCTTTAAGACCCATTCTCCAATGGGCATAATTAACCCCGTTTCTTCGGCGATGGGAATGAATTTTGCGGGAGAAACTAAGCCCAATTCCGGATGGTTCCAGCGGATTAATGCCTCCATTCCCTTAACTTCTCCGGTTTTAATATTCACCTTGGGCTGATAAGCCAGCATAAATTCACCCTGTTCTAATGCCCGGTGTAGCCTATTTTCCAAGTCTAATAATTCACTGGCGAGCAGGTCGAATGAATGGGTATAAACTTCATAAGTATTGCGGCCTTTTTCCTTAGCTCGATAGAGGGCCGAATCAGCGTGTTTGATGAGCGTTTCCCCATCCTCTCCATCATGGGGATAGAGGGCAATGCCAATACTGGTACTGATATGAAGGTGGTGATTTTCGATGAAAAACGCAGGCTTGAAGGTTTGGATAATCTCTTCGGCAATCTGAGTGGCGCAGACCCCCGAAGAAATTTCGGGCAGAATGATGGTAAATTCATCTCCCCCCCATCGGGCGATGATATTCGGGTCTCCCAAGGCGGCTTTTAGTCGGGCGGCTACCTCTTGTAATAATTTATCGCCGATCGCATGACCAAGAGTATCGTTAATTGTCTTAAACCGATCCAAATCTAGGAACATCACCGCTACCCCACTGTCCCTATTTTTGGCCTGTTCCAAGACTTCCACCAAGCACTCATTTAATAAAGTTCGGTTGGGTAAATCCGTGAGGGAATCGTGAAAGGCTTGATAGCGAATATGCTGTTGAGCCCGAGTTGCATCGGTGATATCCCGAAAGCTAAAAACTCGTCCCACGGTACAATTCCCCACCCTCTGCGGGCGAGAATAACACTCTAAAATTCTCCCTTCTTTAAATTCCAAAGTATCCCAAAATTCCAGATTGGGGGACTCGCGCCATTTTCTAATTTGACTAAGGCAGCCTTGGGGCTGTTTTAACTGAGGCAATAAAATTTTTAGACCTTGCTTAAAGGTTCCCCTGGACAGCCAAGAGGGGGAAATTGGCAATAAATCAATGAATTTTTGGTTATAGCTGGTGATGTGACCCTGACGGTCGATCGCCAAAATTGCATCCGCTGTTGATTCGAGGGTTGCCTGCAATAAAGACAGAGAGTTTTCCAGCCGTTCTTCGGCTTGTTTGCGTTGCGTGATGTCCTCCACTGTGCCTTCGTAGCCAATAATTTTGCCCTCCGCGTTGCGAATAACCCGTGCATTTTCCGAAATCCAAATGATGCTGCCATCTTTGCGATAAACCTGAGATTCAAAGTTCCGAAAGGCATGATTTTTTTGGACGAGGCGCACGAATTGGGCACGGCGATTTGGGTCTACATAAATCTGAGATTCAATATTATTAACCCTGGCTATGAGTTCTTCCGGTCCATCATAGCCATAGATTTGGGCTAACATGGGATTGGCAGTAATGTAACGTCCGTTGAGGGTACTTTGAAAAATTCCTTCCACGGCATTTTCAAAGATGCTGCGATATTTTTGTTCGGCTTGCTTTTGTTCGATTTGAGCCTGTTGTAGTTCAATTAAGGTTTTCTGGAGTTCTTCGGTGCGTGCAGCGGCGATCGCCATCAGGTATCTTTCTCGTTCCGCTTGTTCCCGTCTAGCATCCATGATGCTCAAGGTATGGGCATTCCACCCGATCGCAATCGCTAAGAGGATGGTATTAAATACACTTAACAAGGCAATCCCGACCCCGCGATCGTAGAGATTCAATTGTGTCCCTTGGAGGATTAATCCCCCCAATAAGGGAGGAAGAACTAAGGCAGCGATCGCCTGGGGTTGCATCAGTAGGCGCAGGGTGCGATCGCTGGTCAATAAGGCAACGGGTCCCCGGTCCGGATGAGCTAACAAAATCCCCACCGCCAGTAAGATAAACCCTACACTCGTATGCAATGCCATTTCGGTACTGCGTCCGAGCCCATAAAAGGCCGAAATACCATACAGATATCCGAGTAATCCTAAAAAAGCGATCGTCCAAGCGATCACGCTCAAATACTGGGCCATCCGATAGCGTTTTTGGTAGGATAAAACCAGGGCAAAACCTAGTAATACAAAATTAAAAGCGGTATTAGGAGCCATTCGCCCAGGTATGGAAGTCCCTACGGCATTTGCTGTTTCTTGAAAGAAGAATTGGTCAATGCCAAAATTGATATTTAGGATATATTGGAGGAGGGTTAGCACCCCAATGAGAATGGTTAAGTAGGATAAACTGGGTAGGATTGAGGCCACAATTTGAACCACAGGTTTTAGAATGCCTATCCCCCTCTTATTCCTCGGTCCTAGCCCCTTGCCCTGGGGTGATTTATCCCCGGATTGGAAATTTTTTTTACGTCCCAATTGCCAAAGAGAAAGACCGCACAGAATAAAACTAATGGCGGTATTTGC from Laspinema palackyanum D2c includes these protein-coding regions:
- a CDS encoding EAL domain-containing protein encodes the protein MLTQSRGGQLEMVPQYSKPPTTSSAISSLRSGSQGMSIAVTLIGLIVLLGWIFNIPLLKSVLPGLVTMKANTAISFILCGLSLWQLGRKKNFQSGDKSPQGKGLGPRNKRGIGILKPVVQIVASILPSLSYLTILIGVLTLLQYILNINFGIDQFFFQETANAVGTSIPGRMAPNTAFNFVLLGFALVLSYQKRYRMAQYLSVIAWTIAFLGLLGYLYGISAFYGLGRSTEMALHTSVGFILLAVGILLAHPDRGPVALLTSDRTLRLLMQPQAIAALVLPPLLGGLILQGTQLNLYDRGVGIALLSVFNTILLAIAIGWNAHTLSIMDARREQAERERYLMAIAAARTEELQKTLIELQQAQIEQKQAEQKYRSIFENAVEGIFQSTLNGRYITANPMLAQIYGYDGPEELIARVNNIESQIYVDPNRRAQFVRLVQKNHAFRNFESQVYRKDGSIIWISENARVIRNAEGKIIGYEGTVEDITQRKQAEERLENSLSLLQATLESTADAILAIDRQGHITSYNQKFIDLLPISPSWLSRGTFKQGLKILLPQLKQPQGCLSQIRKWRESPNLEFWDTLEFKEGRILECYSRPQRVGNCTVGRVFSFRDITDATRAQQHIRYQAFHDSLTDLPNRTLLNECLVEVLEQAKNRDSGVAVMFLDLDRFKTINDTLGHAIGDKLLQEVAARLKAALGDPNIIARWGGDEFTIILPEISSGVCATQIAEEIIQTFKPAFFIENHHLHISTSIGIALYPHDGEDGETLIKHADSALYRAKEKGRNTYEVYTHSFDLLASELLDLENRLHRALEQGEFMLAYQPKVNIKTGEVKGMEALIRWNHPELGLVSPAKFIPIAEETGLIMPIGEWVLKTACRQNQAWIESGLSEIPVAVNLSVRQFQEPDLVQKIAQVLEETGLDPQYLTLEITETAAMLDVDFTRKLLRELEQMGVNIALDDFGTGYSSLSYLKQFPLHTLKIDRSFVKDLTEEPADIAIARAVIALGHGLDLNVVAEGVETQEQLDCLRMLDCEEIQGYFFSRPLSSEDATHLLQRMRLQQEVSI